The Chloroflexota bacterium genome has a segment encoding these proteins:
- a CDS encoding MFS transporter: MSSSPAQAPLGPASAQGTGGTRAYWTAWVATVIFFAGFYTLLVPLPRYLAQEGLPDWQIGLILGAFGVASLVWRTVAGVGVDRWGSRRIMLLGAGALTFGAACVPLTGSPTLLFLLRLLQAAGYVAFTTAGTALIIQLTPEEQRGNRLAIFGAAANVAISLAPAAATALLTVAPLEVGFWLTAALALFGGMLASQIAMPPRAAGPVRDWRNGWRFPRLLWLPMFTAGLFGCGFAAFFLYAPILAERRAVDPGLLYTVYGISIIGTRIVSSRWLDRVSTRQILLLSSAILLAGLALAAVATTPLGLSLSALLIASGGGLFHPVLIAHHARLLPAEPGQATAGFYLGFDLGIGIGSWLLGAMLDLGGLFWMYALATIIVALTVPLVPILTRERARQAWQGTA, encoded by the coding sequence ATGTCCAGCTCGCCCGCCCAGGCCCCGCTCGGTCCGGCATCAGCGCAGGGGACTGGCGGCACGCGCGCCTACTGGACGGCGTGGGTCGCCACCGTCATCTTCTTCGCCGGGTTCTACACCCTGCTGGTGCCGCTGCCGCGCTACCTCGCGCAGGAGGGCCTGCCAGACTGGCAGATCGGCCTGATCCTCGGGGCGTTTGGCGTCGCCTCGCTCGTCTGGCGGACCGTCGCCGGGGTTGGGGTGGACCGCTGGGGCTCACGGCGCATCATGCTCCTGGGGGCCGGCGCGCTGACCTTCGGCGCGGCCTGCGTCCCGCTGACCGGCAGCCCCACGCTGCTGTTCCTGCTGCGGCTGCTCCAGGCGGCCGGCTACGTCGCGTTCACCACCGCCGGCACGGCGCTCATCATCCAGCTCACCCCTGAGGAGCAGCGCGGCAACCGGCTCGCCATCTTCGGGGCGGCGGCCAACGTCGCCATCTCGCTGGCCCCGGCGGCGGCCACCGCCCTGCTGACGGTAGCGCCGTTGGAGGTCGGCTTCTGGCTGACCGCGGCGCTGGCCCTGTTCGGCGGGATGCTCGCCTCGCAGATCGCGATGCCACCACGCGCGGCCGGCCCCGTGCGCGACTGGCGCAACGGCTGGCGCTTCCCCCGCCTGCTCTGGCTCCCGATGTTCACGGCCGGCCTGTTCGGGTGCGGCTTCGCGGCGTTCTTCCTGTACGCCCCGATCCTCGCCGAGCGGCGAGCGGTCGATCCAGGCCTGCTCTACACCGTCTACGGCATCAGCATCATCGGGACGCGCATCGTCAGCAGCCGCTGGCTCGACCGGGTCAGCACCCGCCAGATCCTGCTGCTCTCCTCGGCCATCCTGCTGGCCGGGCTGGCGCTGGCTGCCGTCGCCACCACGCCGCTCGGGCTCAGCCTCTCCGCACTGCTGATCGCCTCCGGCGGCGGCCTCTTCCACCCGGTCCTGATCGCCCATCACGCCAGACTGCTGCCAGCCGAGCCCGGGCAGGCCACGGCCGGGTTCTACCTCGGGTTCGATCTGGGGATCGGCATCGGCAGTTGGCTGCTCGGCGCGATGCTCGACCTGGGCGGCCTCTTCTGGATGTACGCCCTGGCGACCATCATCGTGGCGCTGACCGTGCCGCTCGTGCCGATCCTCACCCGCGAGCGCGCCCGCCAGGCGTGGCAGGGGACAGCATGA
- a CDS encoding Zn-dependent hydrolase — protein MLDLRSLPIDPARLQARIDELGSIGVHLNGGLYRSLYTESWVQAMALIRRWMEAAGLTVRFDAVGNLWGRVEGVEGGKAVVTGSHVDTVRQGGKYDGALGVHMGIAAVQALLAGVGRPKRPLEVLVTCEEEGSRFNASFWGARAIVGRIGADEPTRVVDADGTTIGAAMQARGFDPARIAEAERHDLGAFVEAHIEQGAILERAGLPLGVVSSITGQRWMKVTVSGVQNHAGTTPMDLRQDALAGAAAMIERIVGAAVRMGRPAVATVGRIQAFPGGTNIIPGRCEFTVDTRHAEPGPRQQLLAEIAGIIQTIAAERELTVEVESIMDHDPVPMHPEIRAHIEHAIESLELPYLVMPSGAGHDSEILAPRVPTAMLFVPSRGGKSHTPEEYTPVEQVVPGVQALAGTLYRLGYGA, from the coding sequence GTGCTCGACCTACGCTCGCTCCCGATCGACCCCGCCAGACTGCAGGCCAGAATCGACGAGCTGGGCAGCATCGGCGTTCACCTGAACGGCGGCCTCTACCGCTCCCTCTACACCGAAAGCTGGGTCCAGGCGATGGCCCTGATCCGGAGGTGGATGGAGGCGGCCGGCCTCACCGTCCGCTTCGACGCCGTCGGCAACCTCTGGGGACGCGTCGAGGGCGTCGAGGGCGGCAAAGCGGTGGTGACCGGCTCGCACGTGGACACGGTGCGCCAGGGCGGCAAGTATGACGGCGCGCTCGGCGTTCACATGGGCATCGCGGCGGTCCAGGCCCTGCTCGCAGGGGTCGGGCGGCCGAAGCGCCCGCTGGAAGTGCTGGTGACCTGCGAGGAGGAGGGCAGCCGCTTCAACGCCTCCTTCTGGGGCGCGCGCGCCATCGTCGGGCGGATCGGCGCGGACGAGCCGACGCGCGTGGTGGACGCCGACGGCACGACCATCGGCGCGGCGATGCAGGCGCGCGGCTTCGACCCGGCCCGCATCGCCGAGGCTGAGCGCCACGATCTCGGCGCGTTCGTCGAGGCCCACATCGAGCAGGGCGCGATCCTCGAACGTGCGGGGCTGCCGCTCGGCGTCGTCTCCTCGATCACCGGGCAGCGCTGGATGAAGGTCACCGTCTCGGGCGTCCAGAACCATGCCGGCACGACGCCGATGGACCTGCGCCAGGACGCGCTGGCCGGCGCAGCCGCCATGATCGAGCGCATCGTGGGGGCCGCCGTGCGGATGGGCCGGCCGGCCGTGGCGACGGTCGGCCGCATCCAGGCGTTCCCCGGCGGCACCAACATCATCCCTGGCCGCTGCGAGTTCACGGTGGACACCCGCCACGCCGAGCCAGGGCCGCGCCAGCAGCTGCTGGCCGAGATCGCGGGGATCATCCAGACCATCGCCGCCGAGCGCGAGCTGACCGTCGAGGTCGAGTCGATCATGGATCACGACCCGGTGCCGATGCACCCGGAGATCCGCGCGCACATCGAGCACGCGATCGAGAGCCTGGAGCTGCCATACCTCGTGATGCCGAGCGGCGCGGGCCACGACAGCGAGATCCTGGCGCCGCGCGTCCCCACCGCGATGCTGTTCGTGCCGAGCCGAGGCGGCAAGAGCCACACGCCCGAGGAGTACACGCCGGTCGAGCAGGTGGTCCCAGGCGTGCAGGCGCTGGCCGGAACACTCTACAGACTGGGGTACGGGGCGTAG